A genomic window from Microvirga sp. TS319 includes:
- a CDS encoding PilZ domain-containing protein, producing MGTRSRIDNRRQARRFRTQHLAKIVLGPDSMISCRIEDISTGGARIALDQNTELPDDFEIFIAAHDLQVHRARLCWRHSDSLGVHFVRSTDRADGRLQHIAHAPGSFQDEFDRVRVEVERDPARPAKVLHGVA from the coding sequence TATCGACAATCGCCGACAGGCCCGGCGCTTTCGCACGCAGCATCTCGCCAAGATCGTGCTAGGGCCCGATTCCATGATTTCCTGCCGGATCGAAGATATCTCGACCGGCGGCGCGAGAATTGCCCTCGATCAGAACACGGAACTGCCTGACGACTTCGAGATCTTCATCGCCGCCCACGACCTCCAGGTCCACCGGGCGCGCTTGTGCTGGCGCCACAGCGACTCCCTCGGCGTCCATTTCGTGCGCTCGACGGACCGGGCGGACGGTCGTCTGCAGCACATCGCCCATGCCCCCGGCTCGTTTCAGGACGAGTTCGACAGGGTGCGTGTCGAGGTGGAGCGCGATCCCGCGAGGCCGGCAAAGGTGCTGCACGGCGTCGCCTAG